One window of Paludibacter propionicigenes WB4 genomic DNA carries:
- a CDS encoding threonine/serine exporter family protein, with translation MIALDILSDGFFAAIAAIGFGAISDPPKRSFKFIALLGAVGHACRFCLMNYFQVDIAVASFVSALIIGFGSLWLGGKIHCPTTVIYIPALLPMIPGKFAYNTVFAQIMFLQNMNVPTLKAKYMEMFFSNGMVTLTVIFLLAIGATLPMFLFSKKAYSLTRKL, from the coding sequence ATAATAGCACTTGACATACTTTCAGATGGGTTTTTCGCTGCAATAGCAGCCATTGGTTTTGGGGCTATTTCCGACCCGCCAAAACGCTCGTTTAAATTTATTGCTTTACTTGGAGCCGTTGGCCATGCTTGTCGCTTTTGCCTAATGAATTATTTTCAGGTTGACATTGCGGTAGCTTCGTTTGTAAGTGCTTTGATAATTGGGTTTGGAAGTCTTTGGTTAGGTGGCAAAATACATTGCCCGACAACCGTGATTTATATACCGGCGCTTCTGCCAATGATTCCGGGTAAGTTTGCCTACAACACTGTTTTTGCGCAAATCATGTTTTTACAAAACATGAATGTACCAACGCTGAAAGCAAAATACATGGAAATGTTTTTCTCAAACGGAATGGTTACGCTTACGGTCATTTTCCTGTTAGCAATCGGAGCTACATTACCCATGTTTTTATTTAGCAAAAAAGCTTATTCTCTGACAAGAAAGCTATAG
- the nudC gene encoding NAD(+) diphosphatase has product MIQDILPHSFDNHYLAGAKIKDNDFLLHFKENTLLIKTNNENVDLPRLSDFRNISDESNITFLFTLDDVSGFILWDEAETVEKEHFEYREIGFFRTIPQKEIGWISVVGLHLRNWYEEHRFCGKCGAETYHKSDERALVCPACNTHFFPKISPAIIVAIINKDKILLARNSNFKAGWHSLIAGYVDVGETLEETVVREVKEEVGLDVKNIRYYKSQPWPLSGSLMIGYIAEADENQPIVIDNKEIVEAAWFSRDNLPSHPTNASVGGELIEKFMNGEI; this is encoded by the coding sequence ATGATTCAGGATATATTACCACACAGTTTCGACAATCATTACCTTGCCGGAGCAAAAATAAAGGACAATGACTTTCTCCTTCACTTTAAAGAAAATACACTTTTAATAAAAACGAATAATGAAAATGTTGATTTACCCCGACTGTCTGACTTTCGGAATATAAGCGACGAATCAAATATTACTTTTTTATTCACTCTGGATGATGTTTCGGGCTTTATTTTGTGGGACGAAGCTGAAACGGTGGAAAAAGAACATTTTGAATACAGAGAAATCGGTTTTTTCAGGACTATTCCTCAAAAAGAAATTGGCTGGATAAGTGTAGTGGGACTGCATCTTCGAAACTGGTACGAAGAACATCGTTTTTGCGGAAAATGCGGGGCTGAGACTTACCACAAATCCGATGAAAGAGCCTTGGTGTGTCCTGCTTGTAACACGCACTTCTTCCCTAAAATTTCGCCAGCCATCATTGTAGCTATCATCAATAAAGACAAAATCCTGTTAGCCAGAAATAGCAATTTTAAAGCTGGTTGGCATTCATTAATAGCCGGTTATGTAGACGTGGGAGAAACGTTGGAAGAAACCGTAGTGCGCGAAGTAAAAGAAGAAGTAGGTCTTGATGTCAAAAATATCCGGTATTATAAAAGTCAACCATGGCCACTGTCGGGATCATTGATGATTGGATATATTGCTGAAGCCGATGAAAACCAACCTATTGTAATCGACAACAAAGAAATAGTCGAAGCAGCATGGTTTAGCAGAGACAATTTACCCAGTCATCCCACCAACGCCAGTGTTGGAGGTGAGTTGATTGAAAAATTCATGAACGGAGAAATATAA
- the feoB gene encoding ferrous iron transport protein B: MITNNTYLSDVKTGDEAIITKVLGHGAFRKRITEMGFVKGKKVRVIKNAPLQDPVEYEIMGYNVSLRRSEAELVEVVSLEEAAGLSEVKFEGTIDEESLKVSVLEKGKVINVALVGNPNCGKTTLFNYASGSHERVGNYSGVTVDAKEAIMKKDGYTFKIVDLPGTYSITEYSPEELYVRMHITEKMPDIVVNVIDSSNLVRNMFLTTQLIDMNIKVVVALNMYDELEKKGAKFDYVSLGEMIGIPIIPTVASKGKGVDELFEKLIDVYEDRDPSVRHIHINYGAQIEKAIHDIQHEIWKNPSITDKLSSRYVAIKLLETDKSTLAQLEKFANYEEIKSVAKQTIAQLEKEYGERSETIITDAKYGFIDGALKETYKEVKKDKRESKRELDDLLTHRFLGFPIFLFFMWLMFQATFTLGSYPMDWINTGVESLSDWLQTTMSPGALRDLLVDGIIGGVGGVIVFLPNILILFFFISLMEDTGYMARASFIMDKLMHKIGLHGKSFIPLVMGFGCNVPAIMATRTLDNKKDRILTMIITPFMSCSARLPVYVLLISAIFPANQGLVLFTIYLVGIVLAILTALVMKRIAFAKKEVPFVMELPPYRIPTLKNTSLHMWHKGQQYLKKMGNVILLASILIWALGYFPRHIVYTTDYDSKIQQVQSNSGLKPDQKDKAVRQLEVSKESERQEKSYIGQLGHAIEPVISPLGFDWKMGVSIITGLAAKEIVVSSMGILYQADLKADENSNSLKDELRAQTHNSGELKGQKVFTPLVSFAFMLFVLIYFPCVAVIAAIKKESSWGWAVFTMVYTTAMAWLVAFATYQIGSLFI; encoded by the coding sequence ATGATAACTAACAACACATATCTTTCTGATGTTAAGACAGGTGATGAGGCTATAATCACAAAAGTACTTGGTCATGGAGCGTTCAGAAAGCGCATAACCGAAATGGGATTTGTGAAGGGGAAGAAGGTGAGGGTGATAAAAAATGCGCCTTTGCAAGATCCGGTGGAGTACGAAATTATGGGATACAACGTGTCACTTCGGAGAAGTGAAGCGGAATTGGTTGAAGTTGTTTCTTTGGAAGAAGCGGCAGGCTTATCAGAGGTGAAATTTGAAGGAACTATTGATGAAGAATCGCTTAAGGTTTCTGTGCTTGAGAAAGGGAAAGTAATAAATGTGGCATTGGTGGGGAATCCTAATTGCGGAAAAACAACTCTGTTTAATTATGCTTCGGGCTCTCATGAGCGTGTTGGAAATTATAGTGGTGTCACGGTAGATGCTAAAGAAGCCATCATGAAGAAAGATGGCTATACTTTTAAAATTGTCGATTTGCCCGGAACATACTCTATAACAGAGTATTCGCCCGAAGAACTGTACGTGAGGATGCACATTACCGAAAAGATGCCTGACATTGTAGTCAATGTAATTGATTCGTCCAACCTTGTACGTAATATGTTTCTGACCACCCAGCTTATTGATATGAATATCAAGGTTGTAGTGGCTTTGAATATGTATGATGAGTTGGAAAAGAAGGGAGCAAAGTTTGATTATGTGAGCTTAGGCGAAATGATTGGTATTCCGATTATACCGACTGTAGCATCGAAAGGGAAAGGCGTAGACGAATTATTCGAGAAACTCATCGATGTGTATGAAGACCGGGATCCGAGTGTGCGTCATATTCATATAAATTATGGAGCTCAAATAGAAAAAGCAATCCATGATATTCAACATGAAATTTGGAAAAATCCGTCTATAACAGATAAATTATCGTCAAGGTATGTTGCGATCAAATTATTGGAAACTGATAAAAGTACGCTAGCTCAGCTTGAGAAATTTGCTAATTATGAGGAAATTAAATCTGTAGCAAAACAAACTATTGCGCAGCTTGAGAAAGAATATGGTGAACGTTCTGAAACGATTATAACCGATGCCAAATATGGGTTTATTGATGGTGCATTGAAAGAAACGTATAAGGAGGTCAAAAAAGACAAAAGGGAAAGTAAGCGGGAACTTGATGATTTGCTGACACACAGGTTTCTGGGATTCCCTATATTTTTGTTTTTTATGTGGCTGATGTTTCAGGCGACGTTTACTCTTGGTAGTTATCCTATGGACTGGATCAATACGGGAGTTGAATCGCTGAGTGATTGGCTTCAGACGACCATGTCTCCGGGAGCTTTACGCGATTTGCTGGTTGATGGAATAATCGGTGGAGTAGGAGGAGTGATCGTTTTTCTTCCTAATATTTTGATATTATTTTTCTTTATTTCATTGATGGAAGATACCGGCTACATGGCTCGAGCTTCGTTTATCATGGATAAGTTGATGCATAAAATTGGCTTGCATGGTAAGTCGTTCATTCCACTGGTGATGGGTTTTGGTTGTAATGTGCCGGCCATAATGGCGACTCGTACGCTGGATAACAAAAAGGACCGTATTCTGACGATGATTATCACCCCTTTTATGTCCTGTAGCGCCCGGTTACCGGTGTACGTATTGCTTATATCGGCTATATTTCCGGCTAATCAGGGGCTTGTTCTTTTTACAATTTATCTGGTTGGAATAGTGTTGGCAATTCTAACAGCTTTGGTGATGAAGAGGATAGCATTTGCCAAAAAAGAAGTGCCTTTTGTGATGGAATTGCCGCCCTATAGGATTCCAACGTTGAAAAACACAAGTCTGCACATGTGGCATAAAGGTCAGCAATATCTGAAGAAAATGGGGAATGTTATTTTGTTGGCTTCCATATTAATCTGGGCTTTAGGATATTTTCCACGTCATATAGTCTATACAACAGATTATGATTCGAAGATTCAACAAGTTCAGTCGAATAGTGGGTTGAAGCCTGATCAAAAGGATAAGGCTGTCCGACAATTAGAAGTAAGTAAAGAGTCTGAACGTCAGGAAAAATCTTATATAGGTCAATTAGGACATGCTATCGAGCCTGTAATAAGTCCATTGGGATTTGACTGGAAAATGGGTGTGAGTATTATTACTGGATTGGCTGCAAAAGAGATTGTGGTTAGTTCTATGGGTATTCTTTATCAAGCAGACTTAAAAGCTGATGAGAATTCGAATTCTCTGAAAGATGAATTGCGGGCACAGACTCATAACAGTGGAGAGCTGAAAGGGCAAAAGGTTTTCACGCCTTTGGTAAGTTTTGCTTTTATGCTTTTCGTGTTGATCTATTTCCCTTGTGTAGCTGTTATAGCGGCTATAAAAAAAGAATCCAGTTGGGGATGGGCTGTATTTACCATGGTTTATACTACTGCCATGGCCTGGTTGGTGGCTTTTGCAACATATCAGATAGGAAGTTTGTTTATATAA
- a CDS encoding carbohydrate porin produces the protein MPSIIINIIGDIGLDITVVFLCKRIINLFSMKVVYKTVFIVGTLSVLLPAKVNAQQDVDDKANSPVSLSASYVGDLVSNFRGGIKKGTAYLGLLNVKADFYTSKWWKGGEAFINIGNTHGGEPTVDLIGDFQGVSNIEAGNLTFLYELWYKQCFGTACVTLGLQDLNAKFAVNDNGCLFTNSSFGIHSSIADNISSPIFPLTALGVNVQWDISNSFSCEAAIFDGTPDDFENNPYNVGWKLSKNQGFLAVTEFQLKKSLLRGMSGCYKFGAYYHQHNDTIEAIQKNGGFYFVVDQQITDKLFVFSQLGLSPEKINRNNYYVSLGFNCRGLMAKRPDDQFGIAVACAGFHNALVKHETVLELAYQFKVNKNIFIKPDIQYIINPAGTDVKLANALVGFIRFGVTI, from the coding sequence ATGCCATCAATAATAATCAACATTATTGGGGATATAGGGCTTGATATTACTGTAGTATTTTTGTGCAAAAGAATTATCAATCTATTCAGTATGAAAGTAGTGTACAAAACAGTATTTATTGTTGGAACCTTATCTGTCTTACTTCCTGCAAAAGTCAATGCTCAACAGGATGTGGATGATAAAGCAAATTCTCCGGTTTCATTGTCTGCATCTTATGTCGGAGATCTGGTTTCAAATTTTCGTGGTGGAATTAAAAAAGGGACTGCATATTTGGGTTTGCTTAATGTAAAAGCCGATTTTTATACCAGTAAATGGTGGAAAGGCGGAGAGGCATTTATAAATATAGGAAATACACACGGTGGTGAGCCTACGGTTGATTTAATTGGTGATTTTCAGGGAGTATCTAATATTGAAGCCGGAAATCTTACTTTTTTATATGAATTATGGTATAAACAATGTTTTGGAACGGCATGCGTAACATTGGGTTTACAAGATTTAAATGCAAAGTTCGCTGTTAACGATAACGGGTGTTTGTTTACAAACAGCTCATTCGGGATTCATTCAAGCATTGCTGATAATATATCTTCTCCAATTTTTCCATTAACTGCCTTAGGCGTTAATGTCCAATGGGATATAAGCAATTCGTTTTCTTGTGAAGCTGCAATTTTTGATGGAACACCGGACGATTTTGAAAATAACCCGTATAATGTGGGTTGGAAACTGAGTAAAAATCAGGGTTTTTTGGCTGTAACTGAGTTTCAGCTAAAGAAAAGTTTGCTAAGAGGAATGTCGGGTTGCTACAAATTTGGGGCTTATTATCATCAGCATAACGATACGATTGAAGCCATTCAAAAAAATGGCGGATTCTATTTCGTAGTAGATCAGCAGATTACTGATAAACTTTTTGTCTTTTCGCAGCTAGGATTGAGCCCGGAGAAGATTAACCGAAATAATTATTATGTGAGTCTGGGTTTTAATTGTAGGGGGTTGATGGCTAAACGTCCGGATGATCAGTTTGGGATTGCTGTGGCTTGTGCCGGATTCCATAATGCTTTGGTAAAGCATGAAACCGTTCTTGAATTAGCTTACCAGTTTAAGGTGAATAAAAATATTTTTATAAAACCTGATATCCAGTATATTATAAATCCGGCTGGAACCGATGTAAAGTTGGCGAATGCGCTGGTAGGGTTTATTCGTTTTGGAGTAACAATTTAA
- a CDS encoding response regulator transcription factor → MNNNQLKIAIVEPSVIIRSGISVVLKRVPGYRIQPIEIISVESIIHFLNIHKPDILIINPTFWGYFDVGKIKSDTSNPKLKCLALVYSAMDVNLLKNYDETISIYDSVEQVKDKLDKLFDSNTDQALDEQNTLSAREKEIIICVVKGLTNKEIAQTLFLSTHTVISHRRNITRKLEIHSTAGLTVYAIMNKLIEIDEIKSV, encoded by the coding sequence ATGAATAATAATCAACTCAAGATAGCAATCGTTGAGCCTTCGGTGATTATTCGAAGTGGTATTTCTGTAGTACTCAAAAGGGTTCCCGGTTACAGGATACAGCCTATTGAAATTATTTCAGTTGAGTCTATAATTCATTTTCTGAATATTCATAAACCTGATATATTGATTATTAACCCAACTTTTTGGGGCTATTTTGATGTGGGAAAAATTAAGTCAGATACATCGAATCCTAAGCTTAAGTGCCTGGCTTTAGTATATTCGGCTATGGATGTAAATCTACTGAAGAATTATGACGAAACCATAAGCATATATGATTCGGTAGAGCAAGTAAAGGATAAGCTGGACAAACTTTTTGATTCAAATACTGATCAGGCATTGGATGAACAAAATACGCTGAGTGCCAGAGAAAAAGAAATTATTATATGTGTCGTAAAAGGGCTTACGAATAAAGAAATAGCCCAAACATTGTTTTTGTCAACTCATACCGTGATTTCTCATAGAAGAAATATTACCAGAAAACTGGAGATTCATAGTACTGCGGGTCTTACTGTTTATGCTATTATGAATAAACTCATTGAAATAGATGAGATTAAAAGCGTGTAG
- a CDS encoding hemerythrin domain-containing protein: MSSPQKFSENDKMSDLINENHSLLLVISRFGLSLGFGNHTVKEVCESNNIDCKTFLVVVNFLSEANFEVDHNADDISVVSIIQYLKNAHAYFLDFKLPIIRKKLIDAVKSQGENIPYESIFLKFFDEYVMEVTKHMEYENKVVFPYALKLVNGKRDSRYSISVFQGRHNEIDSKLIELKNILIKYYPAKGNNYFLTEVLFDILSCEIDLASHNQVEDYLFVPTVEALEHQSKTK, translated from the coding sequence ATGTCATCACCACAGAAGTTTTCTGAAAATGATAAGATGAGTGATTTGATAAATGAAAATCACTCATTGTTGTTGGTTATTAGTCGTTTTGGATTGTCGTTAGGGTTTGGTAACCATACGGTTAAAGAGGTGTGCGAATCAAACAATATTGACTGCAAGACATTTCTGGTGGTGGTGAATTTTTTATCGGAAGCAAATTTTGAGGTTGATCATAATGCCGATGATATATCGGTTGTTTCAATTATTCAGTATTTGAAAAATGCCCATGCCTACTTTTTGGACTTTAAGTTGCCTATTATTAGGAAAAAGCTGATAGACGCTGTTAAGAGTCAGGGTGAGAACATTCCTTACGAATCTATCTTTCTTAAGTTTTTCGATGAGTATGTTATGGAAGTGACCAAGCATATGGAATACGAGAATAAGGTAGTTTTCCCCTATGCTTTGAAGTTAGTGAATGGTAAGCGCGATTCACGTTACAGTATTTCGGTATTTCAGGGAAGACATAATGAAATAGATTCGAAGCTAATAGAGTTGAAGAATATTCTGATTAAATATTATCCGGCAAAAGGGAATAACTACTTTCTGACTGAAGTTTTGTTTGATATTTTGTCGTGCGAAATAGATTTAGCTTCGCACAATCAGGTTGAAGATTATTTGTTTGTTCCGACTGTAGAAGCACTTGAACATCAAAGCAAAACAAAATGA
- a CDS encoding DUF4403 family protein: MKKQMIFMSIAIVGLLATACKTMQIEKPNESYLPSNLAPALSELPLQVELDVKKLESSINKKMTGVIYEGSNISNKDLKIRVEKAQNFTFTINNNVIEYRVPLKVWSRFAWKVEKFGYAVGDNYEANGAIALTYKTTISFDKNWKLVSKTIGAGYEWLQTPRLNVVGVNVPVTPIANLALSQCDKLITAQIDKSLSESIDLKKYVSQAWAEVQKPREVNPENNLWIRITPKDVYVSPFTSTGNKLNLAVALYAQIESFLGAQPAANPVTPLPAFKYVNRPAQQFNLNIGGDVTFDKISDLAKKQLLNKTFSEGNKKITITDLSIFGSEGKAVFVADVIGSFKGRIYFTGNMVYNAEKIAMEITNPEFSVKTSNVLVKSASWLLHGMILKQLTPYLTYPVKTDLESMKTQVNKMIGNYTVMDGVSLQGKLNNLSVTSLSLVPGAVRIQANVKGNVALKIQELKF; the protein is encoded by the coding sequence GTGAAGAAACAAATGATTTTTATGTCGATAGCCATAGTTGGTTTATTGGCAACAGCATGTAAAACAATGCAGATAGAAAAGCCTAATGAGTCGTATCTGCCATCGAATCTAGCGCCGGCATTGTCGGAATTGCCTTTGCAGGTTGAACTTGATGTAAAAAAACTGGAGTCATCAATAAATAAAAAGATGACGGGGGTAATTTACGAGGGTTCTAATATATCCAACAAGGATTTGAAAATCAGGGTTGAAAAAGCTCAAAACTTTACTTTCACTATTAATAACAATGTGATTGAATACAGGGTTCCGTTGAAGGTGTGGTCTCGTTTTGCCTGGAAGGTTGAGAAGTTTGGTTACGCTGTAGGGGATAATTATGAGGCTAACGGTGCTATAGCTCTGACTTATAAGACCACAATAAGTTTTGATAAAAACTGGAAGCTGGTGTCAAAAACAATTGGTGCGGGATATGAGTGGCTTCAAACTCCAAGGCTCAACGTGGTGGGTGTGAATGTTCCGGTTACACCAATAGCCAATCTGGCGCTCAGTCAGTGTGATAAATTGATAACAGCTCAGATAGATAAATCATTATCCGAGTCTATTGATTTGAAGAAATATGTAAGCCAGGCCTGGGCAGAAGTCCAAAAACCGCGGGAAGTTAACCCTGAAAACAATCTTTGGATAAGGATAACTCCTAAAGATGTTTACGTATCCCCTTTTACCAGTACGGGTAATAAATTAAATCTTGCGGTGGCACTTTATGCTCAGATAGAGTCATTTCTGGGAGCTCAGCCTGCTGCTAATCCGGTTACGCCCCTGCCTGCTTTTAAATATGTAAACAGACCTGCGCAGCAATTTAATCTGAATATTGGTGGAGATGTTACTTTTGATAAAATTTCCGATCTGGCTAAAAAGCAATTACTTAATAAAACTTTTTCGGAGGGAAATAAGAAAATTACAATCACAGATTTGTCTATCTTTGGAAGTGAAGGTAAAGCAGTATTTGTGGCTGATGTGATAGGTTCATTCAAGGGTAGAATCTACTTCACCGGCAACATGGTTTATAATGCAGAAAAGATAGCAATGGAAATAACAAATCCTGAATTTAGTGTGAAAACGTCGAATGTATTGGTGAAGTCAGCAAGCTGGTTGTTGCACGGTATGATTTTGAAGCAGTTGACTCCCTATCTGACTTATCCGGTAAAAACTGATTTGGAATCAATGAAAACTCAGGTAAATAAAATGATTGGAAATTATACCGTGATGGATGGTGTTTCGCTTCAGGGAAAATTGAACAATTTATCTGTGACAAGCTTAAGTCTGGTACCAGGAGCTGTGCGTATTCAGGCCAATGTAAAAGGGAATGTGGCGCTCAAAATTCAGGAACTGAAGTTTTAA
- the lon gene encoding endopeptidase La: MSNQFDKLFTDDMLGSADMFPIISLDERTYDLNINSGDVLPILPLRNMVLYPGVLLPVSVARSKSLKLVRAAHENDLLIGVCSQIDKKLDDPTIDQLFPLGTVASVVRILEMPDNSTTVILEGKMRFRLGDLEGVKPYMKAKVHLMDDIAPESGDGSFVALVSSIKDLAINIINDSGAISPEMAFAIRNIENPVFLINYVCVNFGLNVKEKQRLLEIDEIMERGYQLLELLNKESQLLEIKMSIQNKAKEGIDQQQREYFLQQQMKTIQNELGGSSVEQEVADFKTRALDKKWGDATAKVFDKELKKLERMSQHSPDYSTQLNYIETMLELPWNEYTKDNFNLKNAKKVLDKDHFGMDTVKDRIIEHLAVLKLKGDMKSPIICLYGPPGVGKTSLGKSVASALNRKYVRVSLGGLHDEAEIRGHRRTYIGALPGRIMQSVQKAESANPVFVLDEIDKVTADYKGDPSSALLEVLDPEQNTAFHDNYLDVDFDLSKVLFIATANNLSTIPRPLLDRMELIEVSGYTQEEKVEIVCRHLMTKELENHGLKETDFILTKPVINQLIESYTRESGVRELNRQVASLMRKVAKRVATNEKYNPELSIEDLKTYLGAARYSRDKYQGNEYPGVVTGLAWTQVGGEILYVESSLSKSKSPKLTLTGNLGDVMKESAMLALEYIKAHAEKLGIDNQMFDDWNVHVHVPEGAIPKDGPSAGVTMITSLTSAFTKRKVRKNLAMTGEITLRGKVLPVGGIKEKILAAKRAGITDIILCADNQKDIDEIKPVYLKGLKFHYVNDIMEVIDFALLK; this comes from the coding sequence ATGAGTAATCAATTTGATAAACTGTTCACTGATGATATGTTGGGTTCAGCAGATATGTTCCCTATTATTTCGTTGGATGAGCGCACCTATGATTTGAACATCAATTCCGGTGATGTACTTCCTATTCTTCCGTTGCGCAACATGGTGCTTTATCCGGGGGTCTTATTACCTGTGTCGGTGGCGCGTTCAAAGTCGTTGAAACTGGTAAGAGCAGCGCACGAAAATGATTTACTTATTGGAGTTTGTTCTCAAATAGATAAGAAGTTAGACGATCCGACAATTGATCAGTTATTTCCATTGGGAACAGTGGCCAGTGTAGTGCGTATACTGGAGATGCCGGATAACTCTACAACCGTTATTCTGGAAGGGAAAATGCGTTTTAGATTAGGTGATTTGGAGGGCGTTAAACCCTACATGAAAGCCAAAGTTCATTTGATGGATGATATTGCTCCCGAGTCGGGCGATGGATCTTTCGTGGCTTTAGTTTCATCCATTAAAGATTTGGCAATAAATATAATCAATGATTCCGGGGCTATTTCACCCGAAATGGCTTTTGCTATCAGAAATATTGAGAACCCGGTTTTTTTGATTAATTACGTTTGCGTGAACTTCGGACTTAATGTCAAGGAAAAGCAGCGACTGCTTGAGATTGACGAGATCATGGAGCGCGGTTATCAGTTACTTGAATTACTCAACAAAGAATCGCAGTTGCTGGAAATTAAAATGTCAATCCAGAATAAAGCAAAAGAAGGAATTGACCAGCAACAACGCGAGTATTTCTTGCAACAACAAATGAAAACCATTCAAAATGAGTTGGGTGGAAGTTCGGTAGAGCAAGAAGTTGCAGATTTTAAGACGAGAGCACTTGATAAAAAATGGGGTGACGCAACTGCCAAAGTGTTTGATAAAGAGCTGAAAAAGCTTGAACGCATGAGTCAGCATTCACCGGATTATTCAACGCAGCTGAATTATATAGAGACAATGCTGGAGTTGCCATGGAATGAGTACACCAAAGACAATTTTAATTTGAAAAATGCCAAGAAGGTTCTTGATAAGGATCACTTTGGTATGGATACGGTAAAAGATCGTATTATTGAACATTTGGCGGTACTGAAACTTAAGGGAGATATGAAGTCGCCAATAATATGTCTGTATGGCCCTCCGGGAGTTGGTAAAACTTCATTAGGAAAATCGGTGGCATCGGCGTTGAATAGAAAATACGTCCGCGTTTCCTTAGGCGGATTGCATGATGAGGCGGAAATACGGGGACATCGCAGAACTTATATCGGGGCTTTACCCGGTCGAATAATGCAAAGTGTACAGAAGGCTGAGTCTGCAAATCCTGTATTCGTGTTGGATGAAATAGATAAAGTAACCGCCGATTATAAAGGCGATCCATCTTCAGCGTTGCTTGAAGTCCTTGATCCGGAACAAAACACGGCTTTCCATGATAATTATCTGGATGTTGATTTTGATTTGTCCAAAGTGTTGTTTATTGCTACTGCTAATAATTTGAGTACAATTCCTCGTCCGTTATTAGACCGTATGGAGTTAATTGAAGTGAGTGGTTATACTCAGGAAGAAAAAGTAGAAATAGTTTGTCGGCACTTGATGACGAAGGAATTGGAAAATCATGGATTGAAAGAAACGGATTTTATCCTGACCAAGCCTGTCATTAATCAACTGATTGAGTCTTATACAAGAGAATCGGGTGTGCGTGAGCTAAACAGGCAAGTTGCTTCGCTTATGCGTAAAGTGGCTAAGAGGGTTGCAACTAACGAGAAGTATAATCCTGAATTATCGATTGAAGATTTAAAAACATACCTAGGTGCTGCTCGCTATAGTCGAGATAAATATCAGGGTAATGAATACCCCGGAGTGGTTACAGGTTTAGCCTGGACTCAGGTAGGCGGCGAAATTTTGTATGTTGAGTCAAGTCTGAGTAAAAGTAAGTCTCCAAAGCTTACGCTGACAGGTAATTTGGGAGATGTAATGAAGGAGTCAGCCATGCTGGCTTTGGAATATATTAAAGCTCATGCGGAAAAGCTCGGGATTGATAACCAGATGTTCGATGATTGGAACGTTCATGTACATGTACCGGAGGGCGCTATCCCAAAAGATGGACCTTCGGCAGGGGTGACAATGATAACATCTCTTACATCTGCTTTCACAAAAAGAAAAGTGCGTAAAAATCTGGCTATGACGGGTGAAATAACACTGCGTGGTAAGGTTCTTCCGGTAGGTGGCATCAAAGAAAAAATACTGGCTGCGAAGCGTGCAGGGATAACAGACATTATACTATGTGCAGATAATCAGAAAGATATTGACGAAATCAAGCCGGTTTATTTGAAGGGGTTGAAGTTCCATTATGTGAATGATATTATGGAAGTAATAGATTTTGCTTTGCTGAAATAA
- a CDS encoding pyridoxamine 5'-phosphate oxidase family protein produces MRTSFITSKVEIEDIITHCDVCFVGIIEADGTPYVIPMNFGYSNDEIILHSAPEGKHLRLLELNNRVCVTFCSDKKLVYQHPDVACSYSMQAKSVVCKGSVTFIEDLSEKELALNVTMKNYTDRPFKYSKPALANVKVWRVKVDEMTAKSFGQNFKNHRG; encoded by the coding sequence ATGAGAACTAGTTTTATAACAAGTAAAGTTGAAATAGAAGATATTATAACTCATTGTGATGTGTGTTTTGTGGGCATCATTGAGGCAGATGGTACGCCGTATGTGATACCAATGAATTTTGGCTATTCTAATGACGAGATTATTCTGCATTCAGCTCCCGAAGGTAAGCATTTGAGATTGTTGGAGTTGAATAATCGTGTTTGTGTCACCTTTTGTTCTGATAAAAAGCTGGTTTATCAACACCCCGATGTGGCTTGCAGCTATAGCATGCAGGCAAAAAGTGTGGTTTGCAAAGGCAGTGTTACTTTTATTGAAGATTTGTCAGAAAAGGAATTGGCTTTAAACGTAACAATGAAGAATTATACTGATAGACCCTTCAAATATTCAAAGCCTGCTTTGGCAAATGTAAAAGTGTGGAGAGTAAAAGTAGATGAAATGACGGCAAAGTCTTTCGGGCAGAACTTTAAGAATCACCGCGGCTAA